The proteins below are encoded in one region of Cololabis saira isolate AMF1-May2022 chromosome 13, fColSai1.1, whole genome shotgun sequence:
- the mafaa gene encoding transcription factor MafAa, protein MAADLAMSAELPSSPLAIEYVNDFDLMKFEVKKEPPEAERYCHRLPSGSLSSTPISTPCSSVPSSPSFCAPSPGAQPGQGGAPPGGGSGGGTSTTSSGNNNHGGSGGKPQLEDLYWIPSYQHHINPEALQLTPEDAVEALIGNAHHHHHHQAYEGFRGQQYVHGEDLSAASGGAHPHPHHHHHGHHHHHHGHGHGHHVRLEDRFSDEQLVSMTVRELNRQLRGFSKEEVIRLKQKRRTLKNRGYAQSCRFKRVQQRHMLETEKCSLQNQVEQLKQDVARLAKERDLYKEKYEKLAGRGFGGGARDPAGKQANPDFFM, encoded by the coding sequence ATGGCCGCAGACCTCGCCATGAGCGCGGAGCTGCCCAGCAGCCCGCTGGCCATCGAGTACGTCAACGACTTCGACCTGATGAAGTTCGAGGTGAAGAAGGAGCCGCCGGAGGCCGAGCGCTACTGCCACCGCCTCCCGTCCGGGTCCCTGTCCTCCACGCCCATCAGCACCCCGTGCTCCTCCGTGCCGTCCTCGCCCAGCTTCTGCGCGCCGAGCCCGGGCGCGCAGCCGGGCCAGGGGGGCGCGCCCCCCGGCGGAGGCTCCGGGGGGGGAACCAGCACCACCAGCAGCGGAAACAACAACcacggaggcagcggggggaagCCGCAGCTGGAGGACCTGTACTGGATCCCCAGCTACCAGCACCACATCAACCCGGAGGCGCTGCAGCTGACGCCCGAGGACGCGGTGGAGGCCCTGATCGGGAACgcgcaccaccaccaccaccaccaggccTACGAGGGCTTCCGCGGGCAGCAGTACGTGCACGGGGAGGACCTGTCTGCGGCCTCGGGGGGGGCGCACCCGCACccgcaccaccaccaccacgggcaccaccaccaccaccacggcCACGGCCACGGGCACCACGTCCGCCTGGAGGACCGCTTCTCGGACGAGCAGCTGGTCAGCATGACGGTGCGGGAGCTGAACCGGCAGCTGCGCGGCTTCAGCAAGGAGGAGGTGATCCGCCTCAAGCAGAAGCGGCGCACGCTCAAGAACCGCGGGTACGCGCAGTCGTGCCGCTTCAAGCGGGTGCAGCAGAGGCACATGCTGGAGACGGAGAAGTGCAGCCTGCAGAACCAGGTGGAGCAGCTGAAGCAGGACGTGGCGCGCCTCGCCAAGGAGCGAGACCTGTACAAGGAGAAGTACGAGAAGCTGGCCGGCCGCGGCTTCGGCGGGGGCGCACGGGACCCGGCCGGGAAGCAGGCCAACCCCGACTTCTTCATGTGA